A window of the Haloarcula litorea genome harbors these coding sequences:
- a CDS encoding DUF63 family protein, producing the protein MNAFERAVDEYGAGRLWVASFVGVLLAGWAAVLAVPRLAWDRFLWHYFWGPVFADAKSASCAVMTDSGPEPLYEGCAAAVERGAIVAEPGYTIVSEVGYMLILVYMLVGVYILLDELEIADDPELYYAFVPFMLLGGALRVVEDATDRAIDAGTTPLVEYPLSSLIISPVIYGTVFLLTLGTLVACLRLDREGVVDSYYRTTAGIGSALVLGTLAYLTFVATTTAYSTLYPSVLVTTVVLASVLSYGLYRAFEAYAPEVNDGTGYIGLLVIWGHAIDGVANVVLADWLDLLGVPLQYYPKHPANAFIIAVTESLQPAGISAAVGTSWPFLFVKLVVASLVVWLFNGKFIEESPRYALLLLVAVTAVGLGPGTRDMLRATFGI; encoded by the coding sequence ATGAACGCGTTCGAGCGGGCGGTCGACGAGTACGGAGCCGGTCGGCTCTGGGTCGCCTCCTTCGTCGGGGTCCTCCTCGCGGGCTGGGCGGCCGTCCTGGCCGTGCCCCGGCTCGCCTGGGATCGGTTCCTCTGGCACTACTTCTGGGGACCGGTGTTCGCCGACGCGAAGTCCGCGAGCTGCGCGGTGATGACGGACAGCGGCCCCGAGCCGCTCTACGAGGGCTGTGCCGCGGCCGTCGAGCGCGGCGCGATCGTCGCCGAACCCGGCTACACCATCGTCTCGGAGGTCGGCTATATGCTCATCCTGGTCTACATGCTGGTGGGCGTCTACATCCTGCTGGACGAACTCGAGATCGCAGACGATCCGGAGCTCTACTACGCCTTCGTCCCGTTCATGCTGCTCGGCGGCGCGCTCCGGGTCGTCGAGGACGCGACGGACCGGGCTATCGACGCCGGCACGACGCCGCTGGTCGAGTACCCGCTGAGCTCGCTCATCATCAGCCCCGTCATCTACGGGACCGTCTTCCTCCTGACGCTGGGGACGCTCGTCGCCTGCCTCCGCCTGGACCGCGAGGGCGTGGTCGACAGCTACTACCGGACGACGGCCGGTATCGGGAGCGCGCTCGTCCTCGGAACGCTCGCGTACCTCACGTTCGTCGCCACGACGACGGCGTACTCGACGCTGTACCCGTCGGTGCTCGTCACCACTGTGGTTCTCGCGTCCGTGCTCTCCTACGGGCTCTACCGGGCCTTCGAGGCGTACGCCCCCGAGGTCAACGACGGGACCGGCTACATCGGCCTGCTGGTCATCTGGGGCCACGCCATCGACGGCGTCGCCAACGTCGTCCTCGCCGACTGGCTCGACCTGCTGGGCGTCCCGCTCCAGTACTACCCCAAACACCCAGCCAACGCCTTCATCATCGCGGTGACGGAGAGCCTCCAACCGGCGGGGATCAGCGCGGCTGTCGGGACCTCCTGGCCGTTCCTCTTCGTGAAGCTCGTCGTCGCCTCGCTGGTCGTCTGGTTGTTCAACGGGAAGTTCATCGAGGAGAGTCCGCGCTACGCGTTGCTCCTGCTGGTCGCGGTCACGGCGGTCGGCCTCGGTCCCGGGACCCGCGATATGCTCCGGGCGACGTTCGGGATCTGA
- a CDS encoding inositol monophosphatase family protein yields MTDEHHRAALAERAARAGGGVARQHFRSDVDVETKADKNDLVTEADRDAQRQVVSTIRAEFPDDAFVLEEDADTLRGPETGDSDPSVVDAVPDHGPAWVVDPIDGTSNYVRGIRSWATAVTALQDGEPVGSATYVPAAGDLYAAGPESATRDGSELRVSDRTDPETFAVAPVGKWFRDQSAEFGRLNDRITERFGDVRRFGSFQLTLALIADGGLDAGICTNPMDPWDTIAGVHLVRAAGGTVTSLDGDRWHHDDDSLVASNGGAHDELLAAARDAVDRDATE; encoded by the coding sequence ATGACCGATGAACACCACCGGGCCGCCCTCGCCGAGCGCGCCGCGAGAGCGGGCGGGGGAGTCGCACGACAGCACTTCCGCAGCGACGTCGACGTCGAGACCAAGGCCGACAAGAACGACCTCGTGACCGAGGCCGACAGGGACGCACAGCGGCAGGTCGTCTCGACGATCCGGGCGGAGTTTCCCGACGACGCGTTCGTCCTCGAGGAGGACGCCGACACCCTTCGAGGACCGGAGACGGGGGACAGCGACCCGTCGGTCGTCGACGCGGTGCCGGACCACGGGCCCGCGTGGGTTGTCGATCCCATCGACGGCACCTCGAACTACGTCCGGGGCATCAGGTCGTGGGCGACCGCCGTCACCGCGCTACAGGACGGCGAGCCGGTCGGCTCGGCGACGTACGTCCCGGCCGCCGGCGACCTCTACGCCGCCGGCCCGGAGAGCGCGACCCGCGACGGGAGCGAACTCCGGGTCAGCGATCGGACCGACCCCGAGACGTTCGCCGTCGCGCCCGTCGGCAAGTGGTTCCGCGACCAGAGCGCGGAGTTCGGCCGCCTCAACGACCGCATCACCGAGCGATTCGGCGACGTCCGCCGCTTCGGGAGCTTCCAGCTGACGCTGGCGCTGATCGCCGACGGCGGCCTCGACGCGGGGATCTGTACGAACCCGATGGACCCGTGGGACACGATCGCCGGCGTCCACCTCGTCCGCGCCGCCGGCGGGACCGTCACGTCCCTCGACGGCGACCGCTGGCACCACGACGACGACAGTCTCGTCGCCTCCAACGGCGGGGCCCACGACGAGCTGCTGGCAGCCGCACGCGACGCGGTCGACCGCGACGCGACCGAGTGA
- a CDS encoding VOC family protein yields the protein MTDHEPTPGIHHVTCIAGDPQQNLDFWVETLGLRLVKRSVNQDDPGTYHFFFADAEGTPGTSMTFFPWEGMSRGKVGSGQVSRTAFRVPEGSLDYWTDRFDDHGVDYDDRIERFGETVLPFRDPDGLPVELVESEIPDDDPTVPWTEFVPAEHAIRGFHSVTLWLADPEPTEDLLETMGLERVGTEQSPGDTPGDERTRFGAPGPVGKYVDVLPTVEGGRQGHGTVHHVAFQTPTDEAQAAMRQAVQSAGLRPTQQIDRHWFRSVYFREFGGVLFELATNGPGYDSDEQLDELGERLVLPGEFEARREEIEAQLTDVTVPRSETAEADD from the coding sequence ATGACCGACCACGAACCCACACCCGGTATCCACCACGTCACCTGCATCGCCGGCGACCCGCAGCAGAACCTCGACTTCTGGGTCGAGACCCTGGGCCTCCGGCTGGTCAAGCGCTCGGTCAATCAGGACGACCCCGGGACGTACCACTTCTTCTTCGCCGACGCGGAGGGGACACCCGGGACCAGTATGACCTTCTTCCCGTGGGAGGGAATGTCCCGCGGGAAGGTCGGCTCCGGGCAGGTCTCCCGGACGGCCTTCCGGGTCCCCGAGGGGAGCCTCGACTACTGGACGGACCGCTTCGACGACCACGGGGTCGACTACGACGACCGGATCGAGCGGTTCGGCGAGACCGTCCTGCCGTTCCGGGACCCCGACGGCCTCCCCGTCGAACTGGTCGAGAGCGAGATCCCCGACGACGACCCGACCGTCCCCTGGACGGAGTTCGTCCCCGCGGAACACGCCATCCGCGGGTTCCACTCCGTGACGCTGTGGCTCGCCGACCCCGAACCGACCGAGGACCTCCTGGAGACGATGGGCCTCGAACGAGTCGGTACCGAGCAGTCGCCGGGCGACACTCCCGGCGACGAGCGGACCCGGTTCGGGGCCCCGGGTCCCGTCGGCAAGTACGTCGACGTCCTCCCCACCGTCGAGGGCGGCCGACAGGGCCACGGCACGGTCCACCACGTCGCCTTCCAGACGCCGACCGACGAGGCCCAGGCGGCGATGCGACAGGCCGTCCAGTCGGCCGGCCTGCGCCCCACCCAGCAGATCGACCGCCACTGGTTCCGCTCGGTCTACTTCCGGGAGTTCGGCGGCGTCCTGTTCGAACTCGCCACCAACGGGCCGGGGTACGACAGCGACGAGCAGCTCGACGAACTCGGCGAGCGGCTGGTCCTCCCCGGCGAGTTCGAGGCCCGCCGCGAGGAGATCGAGGCACAGCTCACCGACGTGACCGTGCCCCGATCCGAGACGGCCGAGGCGGACGACTGA
- a CDS encoding DUF309 domain-containing protein: protein MDEHTRDASVEAPPGDPTGWRADGQWEHATLRRAVVHGVRLYNSGAFHESHDCFEDEWYNYGRGSTESKFLHGMVQVAAGAYKHFDFEDDEGMRSLFRTSLQYFQGVPNDYYGVDLLDVRTRVDNALEDPTALEGWQIRLDGGYPTAEEADFAFAEELD, encoded by the coding sequence ATGGACGAGCACACGCGGGACGCCTCCGTCGAGGCCCCACCGGGGGACCCGACCGGGTGGCGGGCAGACGGCCAGTGGGAGCACGCCACGCTGCGGCGGGCCGTCGTCCACGGCGTCCGACTGTACAACAGCGGGGCCTTCCACGAGTCACACGACTGCTTCGAGGACGAGTGGTACAACTACGGCCGCGGCTCCACCGAGAGCAAGTTCCTCCACGGGATGGTCCAGGTGGCCGCCGGCGCGTACAAGCACTTCGACTTCGAGGACGACGAGGGGATGCGGTCGCTGTTCCGGACCTCGCTGCAGTACTTCCAGGGCGTGCCCAACGACTACTACGGCGTGGACCTCCTGGACGTGCGCACGAGGGTCGACAACGCGCTGGAGGACCCGACGGCGCTGGAGGGGTGGCAGATCCGACTCGACGGCGGCTACCCGACCGCCGAGGAGGCGGACTTCGCGTTCGCCGAGGAGTTGGACTGA
- a CDS encoding succinylglutamate desuccinylase/aspartoacylase domain-containing protein translates to MRVEQLGDGEPEVAVVGAIHGDEPCGRDGIEAVLADPPDVGRPVKFVVANEAALAAGERYVDADLNRVFPGDANGEAHEERLAADLAAELAGCTVLALHSTQSYDGLFALVDEVTPLVRDVCPHLSVDAVVVTKGANEGRIFSAVPSTVEVECGYQGSPEAAANAERVIREFLAVTGVTDDPPAERSSSLPVFRLGDPIPKAAADEYEVYARNFQALEAGDPIAAADGERIFAETDFHPILLSAEGYEDVFGYTADRIGVLE, encoded by the coding sequence ATGCGAGTCGAGCAACTGGGTGACGGAGAGCCGGAGGTGGCCGTCGTCGGCGCGATCCACGGCGACGAGCCGTGTGGCCGCGACGGTATCGAGGCCGTCCTCGCGGACCCGCCCGATGTCGGGCGGCCGGTCAAGTTCGTCGTCGCCAACGAGGCGGCACTGGCGGCCGGCGAGCGCTACGTCGACGCCGACCTCAACCGCGTGTTCCCCGGCGACGCGAACGGCGAGGCCCACGAGGAGCGGCTGGCGGCCGACCTCGCCGCCGAACTCGCTGGCTGTACCGTGCTGGCGCTGCACTCGACGCAGTCCTACGACGGGCTGTTCGCCCTCGTCGACGAGGTGACGCCGCTGGTCCGGGACGTCTGCCCGCACCTCTCCGTCGACGCCGTCGTGGTCACGAAGGGGGCCAACGAGGGGCGCATCTTCAGCGCCGTCCCGTCGACCGTCGAGGTCGAGTGTGGCTACCAGGGATCGCCGGAGGCGGCGGCGAACGCCGAGCGCGTGATCCGCGAGTTCCTCGCCGTCACCGGCGTCACCGACGACCCGCCGGCGGAGCGGTCGTCGTCGCTCCCGGTGTTCCGGCTCGGCGACCCCATCCCGAAGGCCGCGGCCGACGAGTACGAGGTGTACGCCCGGAACTTCCAGGCGCTGGAGGCGGGCGACCCCATCGCGGCGGCCGACGGGGAGCGGATCTTCGCCGAGACGGACTTCCACCCGATCCTGCTGTCGGCCGAGGGGTACGAGGACGTGTTCGGCTACACCGCCGACCGGATCGGCGTGCTGGAGTAG
- a CDS encoding cupin domain-containing protein, which translates to MSDAAPPFGRTYPTDADTVSSPPAGKVVRFRERPDDPETDPLVFEMWLAAEGSHGPMLHVHPEQTERLAVASGVLGVVHEGTRRTLTDGEEAVIPPGERHRFWNAGESVLHLRGSVTPGLRTEQFMRVTYGLARDGAPVTPSGMPLNALRLAVLLDEYDDMLLLASLPLWLQLAGIRLTAVLGRAVGYRNDYPEYR; encoded by the coding sequence GTGAGCGACGCGGCACCGCCGTTCGGCCGCACGTACCCGACTGACGCCGACACCGTGTCGAGTCCGCCGGCCGGCAAGGTCGTCCGATTCCGCGAGCGACCGGACGATCCGGAGACCGACCCTCTCGTCTTCGAGATGTGGCTGGCCGCCGAGGGATCACACGGGCCGATGCTACACGTCCACCCGGAGCAGACCGAACGACTCGCCGTCGCGTCGGGGGTACTGGGTGTGGTCCACGAGGGGACCCGGCGGACCCTCACGGACGGCGAGGAGGCCGTGATTCCCCCCGGTGAGCGACACCGCTTCTGGAACGCCGGCGAGTCGGTTCTCCACCTCCGGGGGTCCGTGACGCCGGGGCTCCGAACGGAACAGTTTATGCGCGTCACGTACGGGCTCGCCAGGGACGGGGCCCCCGTCACGCCCTCGGGGATGCCGCTGAACGCGCTCCGGCTGGCCGTGTTGCTCGACGAGTACGACGACATGCTACTCCTCGCGTCCCTTCCCCTGTGGCTCCAGCTGGCGGGCATCCGGCTGACGGCCGTCCTCGGCCGGGCCGTCGGCTACCGGAACGACTACCCGGAGTACCGATAG
- a CDS encoding UPF0179 family protein, which produces MTTVTLVGTRLAEVGEEFVYNGEASGCAGCPYRDQCLNLTEGRRYRVTSVRESGQTLDCAMHDSGVRAVEVEPAPVRANVPTKGAYAGSKTSLAGPCPHTECPSHPYCEPKGAEFGEEYRIERIVGDPPHDYCFLDRDLTLVEFEAPDES; this is translated from the coding sequence ATGACCACCGTCACCCTCGTCGGCACCCGCCTCGCGGAGGTGGGCGAGGAGTTCGTCTACAACGGGGAGGCAAGCGGCTGTGCCGGCTGCCCCTACCGCGACCAGTGTCTCAACCTGACCGAAGGCCGGCGCTACCGCGTCACGAGCGTCCGCGAGAGCGGGCAGACCCTCGACTGCGCGATGCACGACAGCGGGGTCCGGGCTGTCGAGGTCGAACCGGCCCCGGTCCGCGCCAACGTCCCGACGAAAGGTGCCTACGCGGGCAGCAAGACGTCGCTCGCCGGCCCCTGTCCCCACACCGAGTGCCCGAGCCACCCCTACTGCGAACCCAAGGGCGCGGAGTTCGGCGAGGAGTACCGCATCGAGCGCATCGTCGGCGACCCGCCACACGACTACTGTTTCCTCGACCGCGACCTGACGCTCGTCGAGTTCGAGGCCCCCGACGAGTCGTGA
- a CDS encoding DUF5820 family protein, with translation MELDGLVDDWDVWSESEDKLVLVYRPDVFDSEQFPAPCLPTIYLTRGKRTRRPGAERLGEDWYVTLSVEPEVTRDAETYGDRAAAVRGAVDLANAFAAGEVDYRSLYQVPREAYLDELDRLTGRA, from the coding sequence ATGGAGCTCGACGGCCTCGTCGACGACTGGGACGTGTGGTCGGAGAGCGAGGACAAGCTCGTCCTCGTCTACCGCCCCGACGTGTTCGACAGCGAGCAGTTCCCGGCACCCTGCCTCCCGACGATCTACCTCACCCGGGGGAAGCGGACGCGCCGACCGGGCGCAGAGCGGCTCGGCGAGGACTGGTACGTGACGCTGTCCGTCGAGCCCGAGGTGACGCGGGACGCGGAGACCTACGGCGACCGTGCGGCCGCTGTCCGGGGTGCGGTCGACCTCGCCAACGCCTTCGCCGCGGGCGAGGTCGACTACCGCTCGCTGTACCAGGTGCCCCGCGAGGCGTACCTCGACGAACTGGACCGGCTGACCGGGCGAGCCTGA
- a CDS encoding PrkA family serine protein kinase: MSKNKETLEALSKEYQDTIPADLRTTRSFDWYLDRLYEEPRVARNAHQRVADMFDYYGTEYDEDAGVVEYKIASEDPLQDGENTFYGREVHEAIHEFVNKVKSGARGLGPEKRIKLLLGPVGSGKSDFDRQVRTYFEDYTRRDEGRMYTFRWTNLCDVIGDQDPADDVVRSPMNQDPIVLLPQDQRDRVIEDVNEELDAPYTIRNEQDLDPASEFYMDQLLAHYDDDLQAVLENHVEVMRFVADENQRQGIETFEPKDKKNQDETELTGDVNYSKIAVYGESDPRAFDYSGAFCNANRGIFSGEELLKLQREFLYDFLHASQEQTIKPKNNPRIDIDQVIVGRTNMPEYRDKKGDEKMEAFNDRTKRIDFPYVLQYEEEAHIYEKMLRNADLPDIHVEPHTLEMAGLFGVLTRIEEPDEKSIDLVQKAKAYNGEIDEADDVDVKKLRDEAAETAEIGEGMEGVSPRFIGDEIAETIMDSMHRDRQFLSPLTTFNHLEGNLENHGSIDAESFDEYYRFLELVREEYKQRAIEDVRHALAYDMDEIQRQGEKYMDHVMAYIDDDTVEDELTGREQEPDEQFLRSVEEKLDLPEDRKDDFRQEVSNWVSRRAREGDTFNPQDNDRLRRALERKLWEDKKHNINFSALVSSGELDDDERNQWIDALIEQGYSEEGAKEVLEFAGAEVAKSEMED, from the coding sequence ATGAGCAAGAACAAGGAGACACTCGAAGCGCTGAGCAAGGAGTACCAAGACACCATCCCCGCGGACCTCCGGACGACCCGGAGCTTCGACTGGTACCTCGACCGACTGTACGAGGAGCCACGCGTCGCCCGTAACGCCCACCAGCGGGTCGCGGACATGTTCGACTACTACGGGACGGAGTACGACGAGGACGCCGGCGTCGTCGAGTACAAGATCGCCAGCGAGGACCCGTTACAGGACGGGGAGAACACCTTCTACGGCCGGGAGGTCCACGAGGCGATCCACGAGTTCGTCAACAAGGTCAAGTCGGGCGCTCGCGGCCTCGGACCCGAGAAACGCATCAAGCTCCTGCTGGGGCCGGTCGGCTCGGGGAAGTCCGACTTCGACCGGCAGGTCCGGACCTACTTCGAGGACTACACCCGGCGGGACGAGGGGCGGATGTACACCTTCCGCTGGACGAACCTCTGTGACGTCATCGGCGACCAGGACCCCGCGGACGACGTGGTCCGGTCGCCGATGAACCAGGACCCGATCGTGTTGCTCCCCCAGGACCAGCGCGACCGGGTCATCGAGGACGTCAACGAGGAACTGGACGCCCCCTACACCATCCGCAACGAGCAGGACCTCGATCCGGCCAGCGAGTTCTACATGGACCAGCTGCTGGCCCACTACGACGACGACCTGCAGGCGGTGCTGGAGAACCACGTCGAGGTGATGCGGTTCGTCGCCGACGAGAACCAGCGCCAGGGGATCGAGACCTTCGAACCCAAGGACAAGAAGAACCAGGACGAGACCGAGCTGACGGGCGACGTCAACTACTCGAAGATCGCCGTCTACGGCGAGAGCGACCCGCGGGCGTTCGACTACTCCGGGGCGTTCTGTAACGCCAACCGCGGCATCTTCTCCGGCGAGGAGCTGCTGAAGCTCCAGCGGGAGTTCCTCTACGACTTCCTGCACGCCTCCCAGGAGCAGACGATCAAGCCCAAGAACAACCCCCGGATCGACATCGACCAGGTCATCGTCGGCCGGACGAACATGCCGGAGTACCGGGACAAGAAGGGCGACGAGAAGATGGAGGCGTTCAACGACCGGACCAAGCGCATCGACTTCCCGTACGTCCTCCAGTACGAGGAGGAGGCCCACATCTACGAGAAGATGCTGCGCAACGCCGACCTGCCGGACATCCACGTCGAGCCCCACACGCTGGAGATGGCCGGACTGTTCGGCGTCCTGACCCGCATCGAGGAGCCCGACGAGAAGTCGATCGACCTCGTCCAGAAGGCAAAGGCCTACAACGGCGAGATCGACGAGGCTGACGACGTAGACGTCAAGAAGCTCCGCGACGAGGCCGCGGAGACGGCCGAGATCGGCGAGGGGATGGAGGGGGTCTCCCCGCGGTTCATCGGCGACGAGATCGCCGAGACGATCATGGACTCGATGCACCGCGACCGGCAGTTCCTCTCGCCGCTGACGACGTTCAACCACCTGGAAGGCAATCTGGAGAACCACGGCTCCATCGACGCGGAGTCGTTCGACGAGTACTACCGCTTCCTCGAACTGGTCCGCGAGGAGTACAAGCAGCGGGCCATCGAGGACGTGCGCCACGCGCTGGCCTACGACATGGACGAGATCCAGCGCCAGGGCGAGAAGTACATGGACCACGTGATGGCCTACATCGACGACGACACCGTCGAAGACGAGCTCACCGGCCGCGAGCAGGAGCCCGACGAGCAGTTCCTCCGCTCGGTCGAGGAGAAGCTCGACCTCCCCGAGGACCGGAAAGACGACTTCCGCCAGGAGGTCTCGAACTGGGTCTCCCGGCGTGCCCGCGAGGGCGACACGTTCAACCCCCAGGACAACGACCGGCTGCGCCGGGCCCTGGAGCGGAAGCTCTGGGAGGACAAGAAACACAACATCAACTTCTCGGCGCTGGTGTCCTCGGGCGAGCTGGACGACGACGAGCGAAACCAGTGGATCGACGCCCTGATCGAGCAGGGCTACTCCGAGGAGGGGGCCAAGGAAGTGCTCGAGTTCGCCGGCGCGGAGGTCGCCAAGAGCGAGATGGAAGACTGA
- a CDS encoding PrkA family serine protein kinase, whose translation MTGEEYIDRADESLDATYEAPMSLAEYVDTVLETPEIAAHASKYLLAAIETAGTRTVIEEGEERQRYRFFDDPHNDGEHAILGNTEVLNAFVDDLRSIAAGRGKDEKIVWLEGPTATGKSELKRCLINGLREYSKTPEGRRYTVEWNVAGAGDADSALTYGDTPIEDEDDWYASPVQVHPLTVFPQDVRRELLTELNARLDDHAEIRVEGELDPFSREAYDYLEEQYRRQGVEDLFSAVTDPGHLRVKNFVVDVGQGIGVLHSEDEGTPKERLVGSWMHGMLRELDSRGRKNPQAFSYDGVLSQGNGLLTVVEDAAQHADLLQKLLNVPDEGRVKLDKGIGMDVDTQMVIISNPDLEAQLNQHADREGQDPLKALKRRLDKHEFTYLTNLSLEAQLLRRELTNETTVWDPDSWEELEERIQEPLTVSVRDEQASVTEKELAPHTVEAAALYAVVSRLDAASLPNGLDLVDKALLFDRGYLMEGDERVDIEDYDLETTEHDGDHGIPVTYVRDVVADLLHEERDRHHPDLPVEHVIMPRDVLNAVAEGMIDAPVFSTTEASEYEERVVPVKNHVFGEQEQDVLDAMMRDKRVDEDTVEEYIEHVYAWAADEQIENPRGELVDPDPLKMKVFEIEHLGRFDESNYAGDDPDDAVEEFRTDKIITALNRHAWQRRDEEFRVGDVAPKEIPVIKTVLGSHDWDDVERTYEDFDPRQWDEPPSNTETARLKEKTIENMVEMHGYSEAAAELTSRHVMSQVSYRWD comes from the coding sequence ATGACGGGCGAGGAGTACATCGACCGGGCGGACGAGTCGCTGGACGCGACCTACGAGGCCCCGATGAGCCTCGCGGAGTACGTCGACACGGTGCTGGAGACGCCCGAGATAGCCGCCCACGCCTCGAAGTACCTGCTGGCCGCCATCGAGACGGCGGGCACCCGGACCGTCATCGAGGAGGGCGAGGAGCGCCAGCGCTACCGCTTCTTCGACGACCCGCACAACGACGGCGAACACGCCATCCTCGGCAACACGGAGGTTCTGAACGCCTTCGTCGACGACCTCCGGTCGATCGCCGCCGGCCGCGGGAAAGACGAGAAGATCGTCTGGCTGGAGGGGCCGACGGCGACCGGCAAGTCCGAGCTCAAGCGCTGCCTCATCAACGGGCTCCGCGAGTACTCCAAGACGCCCGAGGGCCGCCGGTACACCGTCGAGTGGAACGTCGCGGGCGCTGGCGATGCCGACAGCGCGTTGACGTACGGCGACACGCCGATCGAGGACGAGGACGACTGGTACGCCAGCCCGGTCCAGGTCCATCCCCTGACGGTGTTCCCGCAGGACGTGCGCCGGGAGCTGCTGACCGAACTCAACGCACGGCTCGACGACCACGCCGAGATCCGGGTCGAGGGCGAGCTCGATCCGTTCTCCCGGGAGGCCTACGACTACCTGGAGGAGCAGTACCGCCGACAGGGCGTCGAGGACCTGTTCTCGGCGGTGACCGACCCCGGCCACCTCCGGGTGAAGAACTTCGTCGTCGACGTGGGCCAGGGCATCGGCGTCCTCCACTCCGAGGACGAGGGGACGCCGAAGGAGCGGCTGGTCGGCTCCTGGATGCACGGGATGCTCCGGGAACTGGACTCCCGGGGTCGGAAGAACCCGCAGGCGTTCTCTTACGACGGCGTCCTCTCGCAGGGCAACGGGCTGTTGACCGTCGTCGAGGACGCCGCCCAGCACGCCGACCTGCTCCAGAAGCTGCTGAACGTCCCCGACGAGGGACGCGTGAAGCTGGACAAGGGCATCGGGATGGACGTCGACACCCAGATGGTCATCATCTCGAACCCGGACCTGGAGGCCCAGCTCAATCAGCACGCCGACCGGGAGGGCCAGGACCCGCTGAAGGCGCTGAAGCGCCGGCTGGACAAACACGAGTTCACCTACCTGACGAACCTCTCGCTGGAGGCCCAGCTGTTGCGCCGGGAGCTGACCAACGAGACCACGGTCTGGGACCCCGACTCGTGGGAGGAGCTGGAGGAGCGGATCCAGGAGCCACTGACCGTCTCCGTCCGCGACGAACAGGCGTCCGTGACGGAGAAGGAACTCGCGCCCCACACGGTCGAGGCGGCGGCGCTGTACGCCGTCGTCTCGCGGCTGGACGCCGCCTCGCTGCCCAACGGGCTGGACCTCGTCGACAAGGCGCTGCTGTTCGACCGGGGCTACCTGATGGAGGGCGACGAGCGGGTCGACATCGAGGACTACGACCTCGAGACCACCGAACACGACGGCGACCACGGCATCCCCGTCACCTACGTCCGTGACGTGGTCGCCGACCTCCTCCACGAGGAGCGGGACCGCCACCACCCCGACCTGCCCGTCGAGCACGTCATCATGCCCCGCGACGTGCTCAACGCCGTCGCAGAGGGGATGATCGACGCGCCGGTCTTCTCGACGACGGAGGCCAGCGAGTACGAGGAGCGGGTCGTCCCGGTCAAGAACCACGTCTTCGGCGAGCAGGAGCAGGACGTGCTCGACGCGATGATGCGGGACAAGCGCGTCGACGAGGACACCGTCGAGGAGTACATCGAGCACGTCTACGCGTGGGCCGCCGACGAGCAGATCGAGAACCCCCGCGGCGAACTGGTCGACCCGGACCCGCTGAAGATGAAGGTGTTCGAGATCGAGCACCTCGGCCGCTTCGACGAGAGCAACTACGCGGGCGACGACCCGGACGACGCCGTCGAGGAGTTCCGCACCGACAAGATCATCACGGCGCTGAACCGCCACGCGTGGCAGCGCCGCGACGAGGAGTTCCGGGTCGGCGACGTCGCGCCCAAGGAGATCCCGGTGATCAAGACCGTGCTGGGCAGCCACGACTGGGACGACGTCGAACGGACCTACGAGGACTTCGACCCCCGGCAGTGGGACGAACCGCCGTCGAACACGGAGACGGCCCGGCTGAAGGAGAAGACGATCGAGAACATGGTCGAGATGCACGGTTACAGCGAGGCCGCGGCGGAACTGACCAGCCGCCACGTCATGAGCCAGGTGAGTTACCGATGGGACTGA